The genomic DNA GCGATTTAACCGATGGATTTTTTCGACGGTGGATTATAGTACCGTTCCCCAATCGATTCGAACATGGGGTAAATGCGGACGAGAATATGTTGCAGAAAATGACTACTCCAGATGAGTTGTCCGGTCTGTTGAATGTGGCGTTGAATGGGTTACGCCGACTGCAACAGCAACGTAAATTTACCGAAAATGAAGCAACACAACAGGCATTGGCAGACTACAAACGTGATTCGGATAATGTCGCTGTGTTCCTGGACGAAATGTGCGTTATCGGCCCAAATTACCGCTGCAACAAGACGGAGTTGTATCCGGTATATGTACAGTGGTGTGCTGACGCTGGGCTGAAGAAGCTTGGCAAAATTAAGTTTAACGAACGTCTGCAACGACTCGTACCAGATGTTAGAGAAGAACGTTGCGCAAAAGATTTGCCGTGGGAATGGGTCGGCGTTGGGCTCATACACCCAATATTTAGGTGATGTGCGCAAAAGTTATATCGATTCCGCAAAAGTTGCGCAGGAGTTGCGCAAGAGTTTGATACGCATAAATCCAGTCATATCAATGGTTTATAACACTTTCCGCAATTTCCGCAAAAAGTTTAATGAGTTCTTGGTGAAAATGTCAGTTTGTATGGGCTGAAACACTAGTCCAACTCTTGCGGAATTGCACCAAGTTTTGCGCACCGTCCATTTGTCGTCGGTGTTTTTTATTACACACATATGGAGGTCTGCCGATGAATATTACCGTGACAAATGAATTGTCGATCCCATTGTCCGATGTACCCGCCAACGTCAGACAACAAATTATCGATGACTTAACACTCGACAATCCGCCGTATCAAACTGCGTTGCGTATGGGATATTCCACGTACGGAATCGAACCGACGATACAACTATATCGGGCTGAAGCAGGCTCTTTGTATATGCCACGCGGCTATATTATTCGGTTGCGTCAGTTGTTGGATCAGTCCAGCACACCATATTCCGTTGATGACAAACGTTTGTGGTTGCCGAAGGTTCATATGGAGTCGTCCATTGAATTGCGACCATACCAGGTGCCAGCCGTCGATGCGTTGGTACGACACCAACAGGGCGGTGTGGTTGCGGGGTGTGGATCGGGTAAGACCATTTGTGGGCTTGAAGCGGCGGTACGCACACAACAACCGATACTATGGCTCACTCATACCGAAGACCTGTTCCGACAAGTGATTGAGCGTGCTGTAGCCGTACTGGACATCAAAGAAGACGAGATCGGTCGACTTGGCGGTGGAAAGTGGAAGGTGGGCGAGCGGCTGACAATTGGCATGGTGCAGACGTTAGCCAAACGTGACCTCCCGGACATCACTGATAAGTTCGGATGTATCGTTATTGATGAAGCACACAGGGTGCCGTCGGATACGTTTTGGCGCGTGGTCAATGAGTTCCCCGCAGCTTATCGCTTATGGCTGTCAGCTACGCCCACGAGAAGCGACGGGCTAACAGATGCGTTATTCTACGGTGCGGGTCATATCGTTCATGAGGTTCCACGTGATGCCGTACCAACCGTTACTCCAGCACTGGTCGTAATCAAAACTGACTACAATACCACGTACGATAACTTCTCCACGCAAATCAGCAACCTTATACAAAACAAAGCACGTAACCAACTCATCGTCGATACCATCAAACAGAACGCCAAAGGACATTTCAGCCTCGTATTGTCCGACCGTTTGG from Alicyclobacillus dauci includes the following:
- a CDS encoding DEAD/DEAH box helicase — translated: MNITVTNELSIPLSDVPANVRQQIIDDLTLDNPPYQTALRMGYSTYGIEPTIQLYRAEAGSLYMPRGYIIRLRQLLDQSSTPYSVDDKRLWLPKVHMESSIELRPYQVPAVDALVRHQQGGVVAGCGSGKTICGLEAAVRTQQPILWLTHTEDLFRQVIERAVAVLDIKEDEIGRLGGGKWKVGERLTIGMVQTLAKRDLPDITDKFGCIVIDEAHRVPSDTFWRVVNEFPAAYRLWLSATPTRSDGLTDALFYGAGHIVHEVPRDAVPTVTPALVVIKTDYNTTYDNFSTQISNLIQNKARNQLIVDTIKQNAKGHFSLVLSDRLDHLKWLRSMLVNAIPDMTIEILHGKLNKRERVELLERIRNKQVDIVLATQVAREGLDIPHLDRLYLVCPKKAEGATEQEIGRIMRPCEGKNDAIVYDFLDIKNPRLQAQFNKRCAVYAKLKIRRMQTA